A segment of the Nostoc sp. TCL26-01 genome:
AATAGTCAAAAGCCAACAGTCAAATGTCAAAAAAATGACTAATGACTATTGACTAATGACTATTGACTATTTCCAATCTTTCCCAATTCTAATAGTTAGGTCAGATTCTAGCTCCCCTGTAGATTTAGATTCAACTATGCCTAGCCCTAATAATTTTTGTAGGTTAACGCCTGCTTGGCGATCGCCTTTTTGGATAATAATTTGGGTTTGACGTTGAGTATCAGGCCAATCTGGGGCGGTGTAAATATTTGTAAAGCCTTTCTTTTTCAAGTAAGCAATAACTTTTTCCGTTAGCTGGGGTTGATTGGAAGCATTTTGAATAGCAATTTTGAGTTGAGAAACTGGTCGAGAATCTTGTTTTAGACCAGGTACATCTACCCCAACATAGTTGTTTAATAGATTTTGTTGTCCGGTCATATTCAGCCAATAGCTATTTGGGTCTTTACTAAACTTGCTGAATGTTCCCGGTAACATGGTCATTTGGAAATTATCCCGTTCTACATTGACGGAAAAATTCACCAAAGCCATCATTTCTTCTGTCTTCAAATTTGTATCAAAATATTTCCGCATCAAGCGGGTTAATTGAGGCAATCTGGGTAAGACTGTCGGACTATTAAGCCGTTGCAGCAAGGCGGAGACTAAAGCTTGTTGTCGTTGTACTCTTGGTAGATCCCCTAACCCTTCTTCCCGGAACCGGGCAAATAGTTCTGCCTGTTCACCGTTGAGGTTTTGCCAGCCATTAACTAGACTGACTGTTGACCGATGACTGAGGTCTTGATATGCCATTGCTTGCGGGACAAAAACCTCCACTCCACCCAACTGATCAACTAATTGCTTTAAGCCACTAGTGGAAATACGGATGTAGCGGTCAATGCGAGCATTGTTTAAGGTACGGCTGACTACCCTAGCTGCCAATACTGGCCCGCCTTGGGTGTTGGCTTCAGATACCTTGGTTAATCCCTTTTCGGGGATGGCAATCATAGTGTCTCTGGGAATTGACAGCACCCGGATGGTTTTATTTTCAGGGTTGAGTCTTACCAGCAGCATAGTGTCGCTAGTGCCAGAAAAACTTTCTGGTGAACCATCAACAGCGCCTTTGACTGGCTCAATGCCCATGATGAGAATATTCATCGGCTTGGATAGCTGATACTGGGAAATCTTGCTCCACAGTTCTCCAGGTAAGGGCATTTTCTGCTCACCTTGCCCAGCCATCCCTAATTCTTCGTCGGTGCGGTCTAAATTACTCCATAGAGGAGTCCACAGCGCCAAGGTGGAGACTAATAGCCCCGATAGGACGATGCCTAAAACCACTGTCAAAATCCACAGTAGCCAGCGAGGCATAGATAAACCCAAACGTTCGTAAAGCTCGTTGGGAATTATGCTGACAGACTCCACCACATTGCGAGAAGCGTTGGCTGTCTCCTGAGTTTGTGTCTCTAGTTCTGCGGACTGATTATCTACCCGTTGAATTTGGGAAGCCCCTACTTCTAAATTTAGATCCGGTATCTGTTGCGGTGCGACCTGATTTTCTGACCATTGAAACTGTTTTATCACAATTATCTCCCCACTCGAACCACTCCCTAAAAGTTATGTTAATGCAAGCTACCAATCTTGCCAGTGTAAGACCGCACTGTACACTTGAAATGTTCTACCGTAGGTGTGATGACAACATGAGTAGTTCATTGTTCCCAGTTATCCTGGCAGGTGGTAAAGGTGAACGTTTTTGGCCTCTCAGCCGCCAAGATCGACCCAAACAATTTTTAAGTCTTGATGGTAGCTCTAGAAGTTTATTGCAATCAACCGCCGAGCGACTAATTACATTCGCTGGAGGTTGGAATGACCTATGGGTAATCACCTCTAATCAGTTAGGTCAAGGAGTGCAACAACAATTACCCGATTTACCATCGCCAAATTTGTTGATTGAACCGCAGGGGAGAGACACCGCCGCCGCCGTTGCTTGGACAAGTCTGGAAATTCAAAAGCGTTATGGAGATGACGCGATTATCGGCTTTTTTCCCTCTGACCACTGGATAGCTGATTTAGAGGCGTTTGAACGCACTTTAGACGCGGCTAGCCAATTAGCGGCAAATACAGCTGCAATTGTCACTTTGGGGATCAAACCTAGCTTTCCATCAACCGGTTACGGCTACATTGAGCAAGGCGAAAAATTTGGTAGCTTTAATGAGTTGCCAGCTTATCACGTCAACCGCTTTACTGAAAAGCCCAACCGCGAAATAGCGGAAACTTTTCTATCTACAGGACGATTTAGCTGGAATAGCGGTATGTTTGTCTTCCGGGCAGGAGTTGTTCTAGAAGAACTATATGCCCATGCACCAGAAATCATCGAACCATTAGTTAAACATGGGGTTGACATTTATCCCCAGTTACCTAAAAAAAGTATAGACTACGCCCTCATGGAAAGGACTAATCTAGCATATGTTTTACCAGCAGAATTTGGGTGGGATGATTTAGGCGATTGGAATGCGATCGAGCGTTTATTAAAAAAACCAGATGCTGCCAATGTGGAATTAGCAACCCACGTAGGTTTAGATACACAAGGGGCAATTGTTTATGCTACTAATCCAGAGGATGTAATTGTTACTATTGGTTTAGAGGATGTGGTAATTGTGCGCGATCGCAATGTCACCCTGATCGTTAATAAAGAACGTACCCAAGAAATCAAGCAAGTCCTCAAAACCCTGCAAAGCGATCCCCGATTTAATCACCTACTATAACTGTTAACTTTAATAGTTAAAACCCTTGGCAGAGGCTAAAAAGCGGCTTTTTCTATTATAACTCTAGCAGAAAGGCAAGAGGACAAGGGGACAAGGGGACAAGGAGAAAAGGAGACAAATTTTTATTCTTTCCCCCCATCCCCCCCATCCCCCCCTCTCCCCCATCCCCCCTCTCCCCACCTCCAACAATGTTCCTCACCCAAACTGTCCCCCGTCAAAGAGAAATTATTGAAGTTTTCCTCCGCAATGGTTGGGATTATATGCGGCGGCTACTCACAGGTGGTAAAGCTGATGAACCCCAGTTACCTACACCGGCGGTCTTAAAAAATATCCTGATAGATTTAGGGCCTGTTTATGTGAAACTCGGTCAGTTGATGTCTACCCGTCCTGATTTACTCAGCGCAGCTTATATTGAGGAACTTTCTACACTCCAAGATGAAGTTCCGCCTGTACCGTGGGCAGAAATTGAAATTGTCATTCGTAAACAGCTAAAACGCCCTCTGGAAGAAACTTTTAGCCGAGTCAATCCTGTACCTGTAGCGGCGGGATCAATTGCTCAAATTCATCGTGCCACATTAATGGATGGTCGGGAAGTGGCGATGAAGGTGCAAAGACCGGGGATCGATACAACAATCGCTCAAGATATTGCTTTAATTCAAGGGATTGCCGATTTGGTGGCGCGTACCGATTTTGGGCAAAATTATGAAATCAAATCTATTGCAGAAGAATTCACTAAAGCTTTAGAAGCTGAATTAGACTTTACACGAGAAGCGACATTTACCGACCAACTGCGGCGGAATTTGTCACGTAGTCGCTGGTTTGATCCCACTCAACTGGTAGTGGCAGAGATTTACTGGCAATTGACGACTCAAAAGTTACTGGTGATGGAATGGTTAGATGGAATGCCTATACTGTCAGCAAGTTTGATTAGTAACAATGGTAAAGATCCGGTAGCCGAACGTAAAGCCGTGACGACGTTGTTATTTCGGGCTTTTTTCCAGCAGTTATATGTTGATGGCTTTTTTCATGCTGATCCCCATCCGGGCAATATCTTTTATCTCAACGATGGTCGTGTTGCCCTATTAGATTGTGGCATGGTGGGGAGACTTGATCCCCGGACTCAACAGATATTAACAGAAATGCTGTTGGCGATCGTAGATTTGGATGCGGGGAGATGCGCCCAATTAACTTTGCAACTAGCAGATTCTGCTCAACCAGTGATTTTATCTCGTTTAGAGAATGACTATGACCGGATGCTCCGGAAGTATCATAATGTCAGCTTGACAGAGATGAATTTTAGTCAAGTATTTTATGAAATCTTACAAGTTGCCCGGAATAATAAAATTCGCCTCCCCAGCAATATGGGCTTGTACGCGAAAACTATAGCGAACTTGGAAGGGGTAGCCCAGACATTTAACCCAGAGGTAAATTTATTTGACGAAATTCAACCATTAATTACAGATTTGTTTCGACGGCAACTGTTGGGGGATAATCCAGTGCGATCGCTCCTCAGAACAGCCCTAGATATTAAGAGTCTGTCTTTACAATCTCCCCGGCAAATCGAACTGCTATTAGATAGGGTGACATCAGAAACCCTACGCTGGAATCTCTCACTACATGGTTTAGATGGTGTGCGGCGGACAATGGACGATGCTGCTAACCGCTTGTCTTTTAGTATTTTAGTGGGTTCACTGATTATGGGGGCAGCAATTATTTCTACCAAAGCTCAGACAAGTCAGTTGTCTTTTTTGAGTAGTTTTCTCTTTGCTGCCGCAAGCTTGTTGGGATTGTGGTTGATTATTAGTATATTGCGATCGGGTCGTTTGCGATAAACCAGATGTCTTCATACTATACTCTTTGTGACTCTGTGCCTCTGTGGTAAGAACTACCTTTAAACCACAAAGTCATAAAGAGACAAAGTTTATTGGTGGTTTTAATTTCAAAAATATATGTCAATTATTATTGCCGAGAATCTGAGTAAATCTTATCCGGTAGCAATAAAAGAACCGGGAATTCGTGGGACAATTAACCACTTTTTCCGCCGTACCTACCGTTCAATTGATGCTGTAAAAGATGTTTCTTTTGCAATTGCACCTGGGGAAGTGGTGGGGTTTTTAGGGCCGAATGGTGCTGGTAAAACTACTACTTTGAAAATGCTTACAGGATTGATTCATCCTTCTGCTGGGACGGTGAAGGTAGCTGGACACGTGCCGTTTTTGCGTCAAGAGGCTTTTTTGCAAAAAATTACCTTGGTAATGGGGCAAAAGCAACAGTTGCTATGGGACTTACCAGCTTTGGATTCTTTGAAAATTAACGCGGCTGTTTACGATATTTCTGATAAAGAATTTCACCGTCGGGTTGGGGAATTAACAGAAATGCTGGCCTTGGAAGGTAAGCTAAACCAACCAGTGCGGAAGTTATCTTTGGGTGAACGGATGAAGGCTGAACTTTTAGCAGCACTTTTACACCGTCCTCATGTATTGTTTTTAGATGAGCCGACTTTGGGGTTAGATGTGAATGCTCAAGTGGCAGTGCGTGACTTTTTGCGTGAGTATAACCAGCGTTATCAAGCCACTGTTTTATTGACTAGTCATTACATGGCTGACATCACCGCTTTATGTGAACGGGTGCTGTTAATTCACCAAGGAAAGCTAATGTATGACGGTAGTTTAGATGGACTTTTAGAAAGTTTTGCACCTTATCGGGAAGTACATTTAGAATTAGCTGAACCTTTACCGTTAGAGAAACTGCAATCCTATGGGGATGTGCAACTTTTAGAAGGACGATCTGTTTGTTTTATGGTGCAGCAGGAGGCTTTGACAAGGACTGTGACGAAGATGTTAACGGAATTGGAGGTGATAGATTTAACGGTGACTGAGCCGCCGGTGGAGGAGGTGATTGGTAGGGTTTTTCAGGCTGGTGTTGTGTAATTGGTGGTGTTTTTTTAACGCAGCGAAAAGTTCTGTAGGAGGGTTTCCCTCCGTAGGAACGCCACTTGCTATAAGCCGGGAAACCCGTCCAAAGCAGTGGCTCAACTTTTCAAGACAGAGGGACGCGGAGGTTAGCGCGGAGGTACGCGGAGTCGCTACTAAATTAGTGGAGTTATTTACTTGTTGATGGGAGAAGAAGGGGTGAATGAAGAAGATTATTAGAAAGGCTTTGACTTTGCTTTCGGTTTACTATGCTTATATGGTTGAGTATCGGGCTGAGTTGATTTTGTGGGTTTTGTCTGGTTCTTTGCCAATTATTTTGATGGGGGTGTGGATTAAGGCGGCGCAGGGTGGGAGGTTTGGTTTATCGTCTGTGGATTTTGCTCGTTACTTTTTGACAGTTTTTATTGTTAGGCAAATCTCTGTAGTTTGGGTAATTTGGGAGTTTGAAAAGGAGGTAGTCGAAGGTAAATTATCGCCGCGATTGTTGCAACCTTTAGATCCAGTGTGGCATCATGTTGCATCTCATCTTTCGGAAAGGGTGGCGCGTACACCTTTTGCTGTGTTGATTGTCGGGCTATTTTTTATTTTGTATCCTGAAGCTTTTTGGATACCAAGTGTAGGGCAATTATTTTTATTTACTTTGGCTGCGGCGTTAGCTTTTGTTTTGCGGTTTGTGATTCAGTACACTTTCGCTATGTTTGCCTTTTGGACAGAGAGGGCTAACGCTTTAGAAAACTTCTGGTTTTTATTTTATTTATTTTTATCTGGTTTGATTGCCCCTTTAGATGTATTTCCTCCCCAGGTAAAAGCGATCGTTTTATTTACACCTTTTCCATATTTAATTGATTTTCCGTCAAGTTTGTTAGTGGGTTTACCTGTAGATATTACACGCGGTTTCTTATCACTATTGGCTTGGATATTAATTTTTTTAGGTGTCAATCGTTTGCTATGGCGTGCGGGTTTAAAAAGGTATTCAGGAATGGGAGCGTAATAACAATTCAAAATTCAATTACCAATTCCCAATTCCCAATTACCCATTCCCAATTACCCATTCCCAATTACCATCAAGTTAATTATCAGTTGATGTATTCTCGGAAGACTTTTCAGTTTTCTGGGATGGTGTTTGAGATTGACTATCACTAGATGAATTCTGCTTCACTTCTACTGTAGGAACTATCACAGAAGAATCTGAATTTTTAGACTCTGTGGGGGGTACTGCTGGGATCACTACAGGTTGGGAATGCTTTTCTACTGGGGGTGAGTTTTGAATAGAAGTGGGTGGTGAGATGGTTTCTGAAGATGGTTGAGGGGTAATCTTACGAGAGGAACGGATTTCTCTAAGCTTTTCTACCAGGGATGGTGAAGGAGAATTTTTGAGTGTAGGTTGCTCAGGATTTGAGCGCTGTGAGTCTCCTGGGCTGGTTTGGGGAGATAAATCTGTGGAAGTAGTGGTGGTTTTAGCTGACTCGGTTTGTGACTCAAGGGAATTACGCCTGCGTCTCCTAGAGTTAGAAACAGGGGTGTCGCTGGGGGAGAATGTTTGAGAATTTTGTCTGGTGTTATTCCCTGATTCCTGGTTTAGAGAATCAATGGTGGTTTTTCCCCCTAAAGGTTCGATGGGACGCTTTTCAAACAGGGGTTTTGAAGATGATTTGGGTTGGAGTTGAGAAAACAAGCTGGTGGCGCTAAATCCTGCTGTGGCTGCAACTAAGGCTATACCAATACCTAATAAAACTCTGGTAGCGCTATGCTTTTGCGCCATTAAATTCAGGGTTTTGAATGGTGATGGTTTTTTCACACCAGTGGAGACTTTTGCACCTGAAGATTTTTCTTGCAGGTGTACAGATAAATCAATGGTGGGAACTGCATGAGTAGTTAAAGCTTGCGGGGGAAGGTTGAAACTACTACCCGGTAGGAGTTGTAGCCATTCAGCGACTGTTTGGGGACGGAAGCGGGATTCTACCGCCATTCCGCGCATGATGGCTTGATTGACGGCGGCGCTGAGGTGGGGTTGCAGTTCGCGGGGGGCTGGCATTTGTTCGCGATCGCGCAATAATGATGGTAAAGGCACTTGTCCTGTCAATAGAGCATACAATGTTGCGGCTAAACCATACACATCTGTGGCGGGTGTACGTGGTGCTTGAGTTAGATATTGTTCAATGGGAGAGTAGCCTTCCGAGACTAAACCTGTGTGAGTTTGTCTGACACCACTATTGAATTCGCGGGCAATGCCAAAATCAATCAGTATGACTTCCTGAGTGCCTTGACGCAGGATAATATTGTCTGGTTTCACATCTCGGTGTAGCAAACCATTGTTGTGGACTACTTGTAAAGCTGCGCCAATTTGGCGGATGTAATGAATTGCTGTTTCTTCTGGTAAGGGTATCCCTGGTAAGACATAAGCATCTCCTAAAGTGTCTCCAGGAATGTATTCCATCACCATGTAAGGTAGTCCATCTTCGACAAAAAAGTCGCTGACTCTGACAATATGAGGATGAACACAAGTAGCTAATCTTCTCGCTTCATCTTGGAATTGTTGCTCGAACTTAGCAAAATCAGTATGTTGTCGCAGTCGTTCGTTAATAGTTTTCATCACTACTTCTTGTTCTAAGTAATGATGCGTAGCTTTAAACGTGATGCCAAAACCACCGCGTCCTATTTCTTGGGTGATGGTATATTTTCCACCCTGTAAGGTTTTACCTGCTAACATAAAGAGTTTTGAGTCCTGTTTTTTGGATGAGCAGATTGCTACTTGTTGTTGATGGTTGGGAGCTGGTAAGTAAAAAAGGTTTTTATCGAGTGTTCTTATCTATTGTATTTGTCTGGGCAAAGCTGATATGCCCGACTTGAGGAATGATTTACTTTTTGGCTCTCCCGTTTCGTCTCTAGCCTCCGATTTTTGATATTAACCAGTTTTTCTTTCTCATAATACAGTAGGACAAGGTAATGCCCATCCGTGTTCAGCAATTTAAAGTTGAAAATTCAACAAACCTTGGATAGTAAGTATTTTCGGCTATCTATCATCATCCCCAATTACTCATGATCAACAATATTCTTGACTGCTCAAACAAGTCGGGGATCTAAATTCTTCGATTCTGACAAAGGAGGGAGAACTCTCAGAGTTGGAAGCAAGTTATCTTAACGCAATCTTTATACTTTCTCAATACAAGCTTTAAATTTTTAAAAGAAAATCTGCCAGAGAATCAACAAGTTAAGTAAATCGATCAACAATGCCACAATCACTTTTAATTGTCTATTTTGACTAAGCTGCTGACGAGCAACTAACAATTGCAGTAGTAGCCATAAAGAATAAAGTTGAATTGGCAGAAAAATAACAATTAAACTAATGACGGCGGCTCGAAATGCTCTGTCGGCGGTTTTATCTGCCCAGGAAGGTGTTTCTAGATCATCAGCTTCATCATCTGGTAATGATTCATCTACTGATGTTTGGACCTCGAAATTATCAGCAGTTAAAAGTGTTTTCGCTAAATCAATGTCTTGAGGATTAACTTGTAATTTAATCCAGCCTACGGCAACTGTGAGATGCCATGCTAAGTTGACCAAGGATTCATTAGCTAAGTAACATTGAATGCCTTGTGATTCTAATAATTGCTTGGCTAAATTAGCATCAATGTAATTACTAAAAGTAGCCACTGTCACCCAATTATTAACTATTTTGTTCACTGATTTAAAGAATGTAGTTTAATTTTGCTGGCTGCTTTTGTGGCTTTGGCTCTTGCTTGTTCTACAGTATCGGCTTTTGCTAAGGCGACTCCCATGCGACGATAGGGATGGGCGGTTGGTTTACCAAATAATCTGATATCTACGTCTTTCTCTGCTAATGCTTCTGCTACGCCTGTAAAGACAATTGCATCCAATTTTTCGGTGGCTAAAATCACGGCGCTGGCTGAATTTCCGAGTAGTTCGATATGAGGAATGGGTAAGCCTAAAATTGCTCTGAGGTGTAGTTCAAATTCGTTTAAATTTTGAGAAATTAATGTCACCATGCCTGTATCATGAGGACGAGGAGAAAGTTCAGAAAATATAACTTCGTCTTTGGTGATGAAGAATTCTACACCAAAAATTCCGGCTCCTCCTAGAGCATCAGTGACTTTTTTGGCAATGGTTTGTGCTTGTAATATTTGCTGTTGAGAAATAGCTGCGGGTTGCCAAGACTCTTGATAATCGCCTCTTTCTTGTCTGTGTCCAATGGGAAGACAGAAAATTGTTGGGGCATTCCATTGTTTAATGGTGAGGAGCGTAATCTCGATTTCAAAGTTGATAAATTCTTCAACTATGACTTTTTGACTGTCACCACGAGAATTAGCGATCGCATAATTCCATGCTGTCTCTACTTCTTCTTTTCCTAATACTACAGATTGCCCTTTTCCTGAAGAAGACATGACAGGTTTCACGACATTGGGAAAGCCGATCGCTTGAGAAATATCTACCAATTCTGCTAAGGTAACAGCATACCCATATTTCGCTGTTCTAATGCCTAATTCTTGATGCGCTAATTCTCGAATGCGATCGCGATTCATGGTGTAGTTTGTCGCTGCCGCCGTGGGAATAACTGTGATACCTCTTTGTGCGAATTCCTGTAATTTTTCCGTCCTAATTGCTTCAATTTCTGGTATTATCAAATCAGGTTTATGCTTAGTAACTACCGCTTCTAAATCGTCAGCACTCAGCATAGAAATTACTTCCGCACAATCAGCCACCTGCATTGCTGGTGCATTGTCATAACGGTCAACAGCGATAACATAGTTACCAAGACGTTGAGCCGCAATGACAAATTCTTTGCCCAATTCACCTGACCCCAATAACATTAGTTTTTGGGGTAGTTTAATCGTATTACTCATTAAATTTCCGAGCTAATTGTGATTTAGCAGGTTGATAATCGCTAGCATTTTAATTATCATCTGCCAAATAGTTAAACTTAGCTCCCCGGAGTTGTAAATCTTTACGTTGTTGTTTTGTCAACCCATTCCCTATGCCCAACTGACATTCATCGACCAGGGTATCTAACCAAACAGTTCCGTTCAGGGTTGCACCTCTTAAATCTGCCTTACGCAAATCGGCTTTGGTGAAATTGACAAAAATCAAGTCGGCATTTAATAAACTTGTACCTTGCAAGTTTGCTTCTGACAAATTGCCCCGAATTAAACTCACTTCGTCTAATTTCAACCCAGATAAATCGGCTCCGGAAAGATTGGGAAATTTTACCTGAGAGGGATTTTGCAGAAAGCGGATTACACAGTTGATGTTATCGTCATTCAGAGGTATTTTAGATAAGAACTGGTAACGACCTAGTCCTAATTCTTGGAGAATTTGTAGGCGTTGTGATGGACTCTGTTCTAAAAAATGAATGGCGTTAGATCGGATGTCTTGGGTATGAGGATTGATCATGATCATTTGTTGGCACTATATCTAACTATTGGATGCACGGCTAAAGTTAGCCATAGCCCGAAGAACAGCAGTAACCTGAAAACCTAATCAAATCTTCCACTCAGACAAAGAGTAGCATCTGATGTGAAACGCTGTGAAAAACTTTTGATAAACTCCACTGCTGAGTTTTTAAAGAATCGATTTTTGTCGGCAACTCCCAGACAAAATTGCTCAGACTGGGTGTCAATTAATGCCCAACTTTGTGGTATGCTCCACTCCAGAAATATCATGTTGTTTTCACCCATTCTCTGAAGACTCTATCTCCGCTAATTCTAACCAGCGCTCAGTCGCTAAATCAATTGACTGTTTGAGCGCTTCTATTTGTTCGTAGAGTTTTTGTACTTGGGTGTAACTTCCGGGTGAGACTTGGGCTAGTGCTTGCTCAGTTTGGGCTTTTTCGTCCTCTAGTTGAGCAATCTTGCCTTCTAGCTGCTCAAATTCCCGTTTCTCCCAGTTAGATAGTCTACGGCGCTTTTTGTTTTCTTGATCTTTAGTTTCCGATGTAATTTTTGCTTCTTCGGGATTTTTTGTTTTTTCTTTAGTGTTGGCTGTTGTTTGCCCTGCTTCTTCGGCTTTCTTGTAGTCTAGATACACTGAGTAATTGCCTGGATATTGTCGGACTTTCCCACCGTCTTCTAAAGCAAATATTGTATCGACTGTGCGGTCTAAAAAATAGCGATCGTGGGAGACGACAATCACACAACCAGCAAAATCTTCTAAATAATCTTCCAACACTGCTAGGGTTTGCACATCCAAATCATTTGTCGGTTCATCTAAAATCAGCACATTGGGCGCACTGATAAGGATACGCAGGAGAAACAGGCGACGCTTTTCACCACCGGATAGTTTATGAATTGGTGCATACTGCTGATTTCCGGGAAACAGAAATCGCTCTAACATTTGTGAGGCAGTAATTTTTGTGCCATCAGTGATTTTGACAAATTCCCCCTCTTCTTTAATGTAGTCAATCACGCGCTGATTTTCATCTAAAGCTGTGAGTAATTCTTCCGAATGTTGGTCAAAATAACCAATGTGTATTGTCCCACCGATCTCCACACTACCAGCATCAGGCTGGACTCGTCCAGTGATGATATTCATTAATGTGGACTTACCTGCACCGTTACCACCAATAATGCCGATGCGGTCTTCTGGACTAAATTCATAAGTAAAATCATTGATGAGAGTACGTCCGTTATATGCTTTACAAATGTTGTGCAAATCAATGACTTTTTTGCCAATGCGCCGACCGACTGTGGAGATATCAACCTTACCTTGGGCTTGTTTAAACTCAGTTTCTCGCATGGCTTGGATGCGTTGAATTCGAGCTTTTTGTTTTGTACTTCTAGCTTTTGGCCCTTTTTTGAGCCATTCTAATTCCCGCCTTAATACTCCTTGATGTTTGCGTTGGCTACTAGCGGCTGATTCTTCTGCTAGGGCTTTCTTTTCCAGGTAGTATGAGTAGTTACCGGCGTAACTATAGATATCGCCTCTGTCGATTTCGATGATGCGGTTGGTAACTTTATCCAAAAAATAGCGATCGTGGGTGATGAGGAAAAGTGCGCCCCGAAAGCGGTTAAGATAACTTTGTAACCACTCTACAGATAAAGCATCAAGATGGTTTGTTGGTTCATCCATGAGTAAAACATCTGGCTGTGAGAGTAAAGCAGTTGCTAGGGCAATACGCTT
Coding sequences within it:
- the purT gene encoding formate-dependent phosphoribosylglycinamide formyltransferase is translated as MSNTIKLPQKLMLLGSGELGKEFVIAAQRLGNYVIAVDRYDNAPAMQVADCAEVISMLSADDLEAVVTKHKPDLIIPEIEAIRTEKLQEFAQRGITVIPTAAATNYTMNRDRIRELAHQELGIRTAKYGYAVTLAELVDISQAIGFPNVVKPVMSSSGKGQSVVLGKEEVETAWNYAIANSRGDSQKVIVEEFINFEIEITLLTIKQWNAPTIFCLPIGHRQERGDYQESWQPAAISQQQILQAQTIAKKVTDALGGAGIFGVEFFITKDEVIFSELSPRPHDTGMVTLISQNLNEFELHLRAILGLPIPHIELLGNSASAVILATEKLDAIVFTGVAEALAEKDVDIRLFGKPTAHPYRRMGVALAKADTVEQARAKATKAASKIKLHSLNQ
- a CDS encoding ABC-F family ATP-binding cassette domain-containing protein encodes the protein MSIITLQSVKKDFGIKEILKDASFSLDTTDKVGLIGTNGSGKSTLLKMIARLEPVDSGQILYSSGAKIVYLPQQPDLDENRTVLEQIFADSGEQMALVREYEELSDKLAHYPEDNQLMSRLSSVMQRMDSTGAWELETNAKIILTKLGIVDFDVLVGSLSGGYRKRIALATALLSQPDVLLMDEPTNHLDALSVEWLQSYLNRFRGALFLITHDRYFLDKVTNRIIEIDRGDIYSYAGNYSYYLEKKALAEESAASSQRKHQGVLRRELEWLKKGPKARSTKQKARIQRIQAMRETEFKQAQGKVDISTVGRRIGKKVIDLHNICKAYNGRTLINDFTYEFSPEDRIGIIGGNGAGKSTLMNIITGRVQPDAGSVEIGGTIHIGYFDQHSEELLTALDENQRVIDYIKEEGEFVKITDGTKITASQMLERFLFPGNQQYAPIHKLSGGEKRRLFLLRILISAPNVLILDEPTNDLDVQTLAVLEDYLEDFAGCVIVVSHDRYFLDRTVDTIFALEDGGKVRQYPGNYSVYLDYKKAEEAGQTTANTKEKTKNPEEAKITSETKDQENKKRRRLSNWEKREFEQLEGKIAQLEDEKAQTEQALAQVSPGSYTQVQKLYEQIEALKQSIDLATERWLELAEIESSENG
- a CDS encoding pentapeptide repeat-containing protein produces the protein MIMINPHTQDIRSNAIHFLEQSPSQRLQILQELGLGRYQFLSKIPLNDDNINCVIRFLQNPSQVKFPNLSGADLSGLKLDEVSLIRGNLSEANLQGTSLLNADLIFVNFTKADLRKADLRGATLNGTVWLDTLVDECQLGIGNGLTKQQRKDLQLRGAKFNYLADDN